The sequence below is a genomic window from Prochlorococcus marinus CUG1438.
TTTAAATCTAGAACTTATTTTTTTTTGACTGATTGCTGAAATTAGATCTGGATGCAAATTTAGGAAACAATCTATCCACAAATCATCTATAACATTTTTATATAAATTATCTATATTATTTTCTATAGATATATCTGAAGATAAACCAATTTCAATATTATATTCATTAATAATATTATTACAAAAAGAATGGAAGGTTGTAACTCTTAATTTATAAATTTCATTAATAAAATTATCAATTTCAGATATTATTTTTTCCTTAGATTTTTCCTTCTTAATAAATTTTAGACACCATTCATGAAGAGTATTATCTATCTTGCTTCCATTGTGATTTTGCAAAAAAGATTTTAAGTCGCTAAATCTTGAAAGTATTTTATCTCTTAATTCTGAACATGTATTTTTTGTAAAGCTTAATAAGATTATCTCCTCCGGTTTTATTTTTTTCTCCAAGACATTTCTTAAAACTATATGCGCCAAGGTAAAACTTTTACCAGTTCCAGCACTCGCCTCAATTAATTTAAACTTATTTTCTAATTTGATTTCATTAATATTCATATCTTTATTTATCTAAAATTTGACCAAATTTTTATAAATTAAATAATTTTTAAATTTATTTTTTAAATATCGTTCTTCTACAAAAATCTTTAATTTAATTAATAAAGCCAGGCTTATTGTTAAACATAAATAATAAATAGATAGCTTAGTTAAAAAAACACCAATGGAAATAATGATTAGAGAATAGTACATTGGATGTCGAGTAAATCTATAAATACCTTTAGTTACAAGTTTGCTTTTAATTACAGGTCTAGGGAAAGGAGATAAATTACGACCTAAGTCTTTAATTGCAACTAACATAAAAATTGAAGCAATTACTATAATTAAAATCCCAAGGAAATAAGATATAGGGTTAACTTTAATTATTTGTTTATTAGGAAGTAATTGCCATTGAAAAAAATGGAGAAAAATAATAAGAAACTGCAAAAAAACAAGAATCAATTCACTAGAATATTTTACAAAAACTTTAAAATTATACTTATACATTCTTCATTTCTTAAATGCTTCAATTAGAGGGCCATATAATCTAGTTGATAATTTATCAAACTTTTCATTTTCTAAAAAGAAATGTGGTTCTTTTTTATTTCCGAAACACATTTTCATTTCAATATTATCTCTTTCTCCTTTGGAAAAAGTTTTATTACCAATCCATCTATCTTCAAAAGCTTTTTTTTCATTTTTTAATTTTATTTTTGCTTCTACATATTTATAAGTACTTTCTGGAGGGAGAGGTAAACATTTTTCAGAATAATTCTTAAAAAGATTTATGTAATCCTTCAATATTAAATTTGAGTCTTCTACTCCTGGGGATAGAAGGATTTGAGATTTATATTCATTTTCTGTTCTAAAAATCACTTGAGTCTTTTTTATATTCTTATTCAAGATAGAAATAAATAGTAACTTTAACCAAGCCTCTACCAAACGACTTAAGCTGAGTTTCGAATGAATTAATTCAACAACTACATTATCAGAAATGAAATATTCTTCTTTATTTAAGTTTGCTTTAACGTAAATCCTATTAATTCTTTTATATCGACTTAAATTTGCAGATAGGCTATCTACTAAATCTTTAATCTCTTTTTCTTTTGTAAAGATACTATTTCTTGGAGTAAAAATTCCATTTTCAAACAATTGATCAATAATATTCAAATTTTTTAAATCCTCAATTATGTTCTTGTTATCAATCTCTAATTGTTGAATTACTTTAGTTATTAATTTCGACTTCTGGTAATTGCTTACATACTCTTCTTCTGGATTATGAATAAATAATTTTTGGGGTGAAATATTTTTTTTATAAAGCCAATATTTTTGTGGATTTTTGAACCAATAAATTAATTCTGATAATTTATAGTTTTTGATATCATATTTTTTTTCTTTCCAATCTAGAGTCTCTATTAAAGAATAATTACTTTTAACAATAGGATTAGTATCAAGATCAATAATTTCATTTTTAGTTAAGTCAAAATCTTTGATTATTAGTTCTCTTTGCCCTTGATTTAGAGAACTATCAAAAAAAGAAATTAACTGTTTTATAGGAGAAGAAATATCTAATTTATTATTGTCTTTATCATTCTTTACCCAAGTGACCATCAGTTTATCTCTACAAGAAATTAACGTCTCTAAAAAAAAATATTTCTCTCTTTCAAAAACTGATGGATCTCCTAGGTGATATTTATTATTTAATAAATTAATATTTTCAATTTTTGGTAATTCTGGATAATAAACACTGTTCATATTTATCAGGAATATAACTTTATGAGGAAGAAGTCTTGCATTATCAATATCACTTACAAGAATCTTATTAACGCGTGATTGGTTTTGATATTTTGCTTTATTAAGACACGAAATTAATATCTCTCTAAAAACATCCAATAAAATAAGATCATCAGGTATAAAGGAAATTTCATAATTATCTAGTATTCTAAATAATTCACTTATTTCTAAATTGAAATTTTTATTGGATTCGCCAATGTTTTTAAGTATAAATTTTGTCTTTTCAACCCAACCTTGATAAGAAAAAGATCCCCTTAGCAAATTAATATATTTTTTTAATTGAAGTAATATTTTTATCCATTTATTTAAATTTAAGCTTATATTTTTTGGGTTAAATGGTTTTTGATTAAAATTACTTAAATTAACTTCTTGTTCGTAAATCAAGCCTAAAGTAATTCTATTTATGCACCATTCTAGAGTGTTTTTTTCTTCCCCTAATCTTTCATTAGCATCTAATCCCCAATGAAAGCCTGCTTGAGTTAGTAAATAAATAATTTCATCCTTTTGGGTAATATCAAAATCAAAAATATTTTGAGTAACTTTTTTAGAAAGAATATAATCTATTTTTTCAAGTGTAATTTTCTCATTGGCTATTTCAGTAATATCAATCAGAAAATTATATAATTTTGATGAATCATCACTATTCTCATCAATAAAAAAATAAGGTAACTTATCGCCATTAATTAAATCATTATTAAAAATATATCTAAGAAAAGGTTTAATTTGATTAGTTTTTGGAGATAGAACAGCTATATCACTGTAATTTATGTTTACTGAGGAATCTAATATTTCTAATATCTTACCTCTAACATACTCTAATTGACTTAATTGATTAGGATGTCCTGAGAAAATAAGTGAATCATCTTCTTTATTAACTATTAATTGATTTTGATTATTATCTATAAGTTTTTTCTGTATTTGGTTAAGTAAGAGATTAGATTTCTTCTTAGACGAATCATTTGTTGGATCAATATAGATTAAATTATTTTTTAAATGTATATCTTCCTTATAAATATTTTCATCAATTAATTTCTGAAAATTGGCTTCAAATTTACCAAATATATTTTCAATATTTGTATTATTTAGATCCTTTTTACTATTAAAATCATCAAATTTCAGCTCCCCCTCAAAACAATTTATCCTATTCCATAAATTATTTCCTACAGATAATAAATACAAATTTACCTTAGTAAATTTTGAGAGTTCTGAATAAAAATCAATGTATAGTTTTGATAAATTATTATCAGAAATAATATAAATTTGATTTGGGATCTTAATTTGAATATCTTTGAATTTTCTTAAATTTTTAATTAGTTTAATCATGTATAAACATGAAGGTTTTTCTGAAATCTTTTTTTCCAATAATTTATATAAAATTGGTTGCCAAAATTGATTTGAATTTAAATTACTGAAAAGATTTGATGAATTAATTTCACATTTATCCCATTTTGCAATCATCTCAGGCCTGAAAATAAGATAATCAATAAAAAAATTCGCGATCTTTTTTGTAAAACTATAAATATCCCCATCGATTGTCTTGTTATTATTCAAATATTTATTAATCCAATTACTTAGTGGCGTCGACTCATTAAAACTATTTAATTCTTCTAATGAATCTATAATTCCCCATTTAATTGACTCGAAATTCCATAATCCCATATCAATCGTAGGGAAAAATTTTGTTAGTAATGACTCGGTATAACTTGAAATGGTTTTTAATTCATAAAGAGCACTTATTTGATTTTTTATAGTTATTTGTTCTCGTAACCACTTTCCTAAAAAATAATTAGGAACTGCTATCTCTAATTTCTCTGTTATAAAAGGAGGGCATATTTTTAATTCTTCTGCTAATAGCTCACTAATGACCTCGATTTTGTTTGACTTATAAAGATTGAGCAATTTACTAGTTAATTTTATTCCTCAACTTTAAACGGATCTGTTATTTCTGCATTAGGACATTCGAATTCCCCCACA
It includes:
- a CDS encoding DUF1295 domain-containing protein, yielding MYKYNFKVFVKYSSELILVFLQFLIIFLHFFQWQLLPNKQIIKVNPISYFLGILIIVIASIFMLVAIKDLGRNLSPFPRPVIKSKLVTKGIYRFTRHPMYYSLIIISIGVFLTKLSIYYLCLTISLALLIKLKIFVEERYLKNKFKNYLIYKNLVKF
- a CDS encoding exodeoxyribonuclease V subunit gamma — translated: MLNLYKSNKIEVISELLAEELKICPPFITEKLEIAVPNYFLGKWLREQITIKNQISALYELKTISSYTESLLTKFFPTIDMGLWNFESIKWGIIDSLEELNSFNESTPLSNWINKYLNNNKTIDGDIYSFTKKIANFFIDYLIFRPEMIAKWDKCEINSSNLFSNLNSNQFWQPILYKLLEKKISEKPSCLYMIKLIKNLRKFKDIQIKIPNQIYIISDNNLSKLYIDFYSELSKFTKVNLYLLSVGNNLWNRINCFEGELKFDDFNSKKDLNNTNIENIFGKFEANFQKLIDENIYKEDIHLKNNLIYIDPTNDSSKKKSNLLLNQIQKKLIDNNQNQLIVNKEDDSLIFSGHPNQLSQLEYVRGKILEILDSSVNINYSDIAVLSPKTNQIKPFLRYIFNNDLINGDKLPYFFIDENSDDSSKLYNFLIDITEIANEKITLEKIDYILSKKVTQNIFDFDITQKDEIIYLLTQAGFHWGLDANERLGEEKNTLEWCINRITLGLIYEQEVNLSNFNQKPFNPKNISLNLNKWIKILLQLKKYINLLRGSFSYQGWVEKTKFILKNIGESNKNFNLEISELFRILDNYEISFIPDDLILLDVFREILISCLNKAKYQNQSRVNKILVSDIDNARLLPHKVIFLINMNSVYYPELPKIENINLLNNKYHLGDPSVFEREKYFFLETLISCRDKLMVTWVKNDKDNNKLDISSPIKQLISFFDSSLNQGQRELIIKDFDLTKNEIIDLDTNPIVKSNYSLIETLDWKEKKYDIKNYKLSELIYWFKNPQKYWLYKKNISPQKLFIHNPEEEYVSNYQKSKLITKVIQQLEIDNKNIIEDLKNLNIIDQLFENGIFTPRNSIFTKEKEIKDLVDSLSANLSRYKRINRIYVKANLNKEEYFISDNVVVELIHSKLSLSRLVEAWLKLLFISILNKNIKKTQVIFRTENEYKSQILLSPGVEDSNLILKDYINLFKNYSEKCLPLPPESTYKYVEAKIKLKNEKKAFEDRWIGNKTFSKGERDNIEMKMCFGNKKEPHFFLENEKFDKLSTRLYGPLIEAFKK